The following coding sequences are from one Salvia hispanica cultivar TCC Black 2014 chromosome 3, UniMelb_Shisp_WGS_1.0, whole genome shotgun sequence window:
- the LOC125210098 gene encoding probable pectinesterase/pectinesterase inhibitor 34, whose amino-acid sequence NLNLRMTLRKFGRALYSAAEISNLKMDPRVRSAYDDCLELLDDSVSLLSRSLTTVGPGGGGSTQDVLTWLSASLTNQDTCADGFSELSGYVKNQMADRLKDLSELVSNCLAIYSAAAGDEDFSGIPIQNKRRRLLGDEKPHRHFPAWLPRRDRKLLDLPPEAINADVVVSHDGNGTCKTIAEAIKKAPEHSNRRFIIYVRAGKYEEPILKVGRKKTNLMFIGDGKGKTVISGGKSIQDNMTTFHTATFAATGAGFIARDITFENWAGPSKHQAVALRVGADHAVIYRCNVIGYQDTLYAHSQRQFYRECDIYGTVDFIFGNAAVVFQNCSIHARKPMPFQKNTITAQNRKDPNQNTGISIHACRIVAEPDLAAAKGAYPTYLGRPWKLYSRTVFLQSYLGDHIHPRGWLEWNATFALDTLYYGEYMSYGPGGAIGQRVTWPGYRVITAVEEANKFTVAQFIYGSSWLPSTGVAFSAGLST is encoded by the exons AACCTCAATCTTAGAATGACGCTCCGCAAATTCGGCCGCGCGCTCTACTCCGCCGCCGAGATCAGCAACCTCAAAATGGATCCCCGCGTCAG ATCAGCATACGACGACTGCCTCGAGCTTCTCGACGATTCCGTGAGCCTCCTCTCGCGATCGCTCACCACCGTCGGCCCCGGCGGCGGAGGATCGACGCAGGACGTGCTGACGTGGCTGAGCGCGTCGCTGACGAACCAGGACACCTGCGCCGACGGATTCTCCGAGCTGAGCGGCTACGTGAAGAATCAAATGGCGGATCGGCTGAAGGATCTGTCGGAGCTCGTGAGCAATTGCCTCGCGATAtactccgccgccgccggcgaCGAGGATTTCTCCGGCATTCCGATTCAGAACAAGCGGCGGCGGCTCCTCGGAGACGAGAAGCCGCACAGGCATTTCCCGGCGTGGCTGCCGCGGCGGGACAGGAAGCTGCTTGACCTTCCGCCCGAGGCGATCAACGCCGACGTCGTCGTTTCGCACGACGGCAACGGCACGTGCAAGACGATCGCGGAGGCGATCAAAAAGGCGCCGGAGCACAGTAACCGGCGATTTATTATCTACGTGAGGGCAGGAAA GTACGAGGAGCCTATATTAAAGGTGGGGAGGAAAAAGACGAACTTAATGTTCATCGGCGACGGAAAGGGCAAGACGGTCATTTCCGGTGGGAAGAGCATCCAAGATAACATGACGACATTTCACACCGCGACATTTG cTGCAACCGGTGCCGGTTTCATTGCACGAGACATAACATTTGAGAACTGGGCCGGGCCCAGCAAGCACCAGGCCGTGGCCCTTCGGGTCGGGGCGGACCACGCTGTCATCTACCGGTGCAACGTGATTGGCTACCAAGACACACTCTACGCCCACTCGCAGCGCCAATTCTACCGCGAGTGCGACATCTACGGCACGGTCGACTTCATCTTCGGCAACGCGGCCGTGGTGTTCCAAAACTGCAGCATCCACGCGCGGAAGCCGATGCCCTTCCAAAAAAACACCATCACGGCCCAAAACCGCAAGGACCCGAACCAGAACACGGGCATCTCGATCCACGCGTGCCGGATCGTGGCCGAGCCCGACTTGGCGGCCGCAAAGGGCGCGTACCCGACGTACCTAGGGCGGCCGTGGAAGCTGTACTCGCGGACGGTGTTCCTGCAGTCCTACTTGGGGGACCACATCCACCCGAGGGGGTGGTTGGAGTGGAATGCCACGTTTGCACTTGACACGTTGTATTATGGGGAGTACATGAGCTACGGCCCCGGTGGCGCGATTGGTCAGCGCGTGACGTGGCCGGGGTATCGGGTCATCACGGCCGTGGAGGAGGCCAACAAGTTCACCGTGGCGCAGTTCATTTACGGGTCGTCGTGGCTGCCCTCCACCGGTGTGGCGTTCTCGGCCGGCCTATCGActtga
- the LOC125211962 gene encoding phosphatidylinositol 4-kinase gamma 4-like gives MSIASVALCPVYEDYWNFPGRVSGQYGPWSSDSILIYLTVGGSVIPMRVLESDSIASVKLRIQVSKGFSAKQQKLVFDGKELARNNSQVRDYGVSDGNVLHLVVRLSDLQAITVRTVCGKEFEFHVQRKRNVGYVKQKIAERGDGVFNLKDQELFCDGEELEDQRIIDDLCRSNDAVIHFLVRKSAKLRVVPIQKDFEVSIVASDVEEKVGDKVNRRKRRSQNEKLPIVAAIHPLREVPIEPLIVNPKIVLSPVIKQLIHETCNGLEKGNRPIRSSEGSGGTYFMQDSAGQKYVSVFKPVDEEPMAVNNPRGLPLSPNGEGLKKGTRVGEGAFREVAAYILDHPHGGPRSICSDEKGFAGVPPTVMVKCQHGGFHYSEGFNCGSSKFGSLQMFKKNCGSCEDMGPRAFPVEEVHKICVLDIRLANVDRHAGNILIQKDAEGQIVLIPIDHGYCLPENFEDCTFEWLYWPQAREPFSPKEIAYINSLDAAKDIEILKFNGWNVPDNCARVFHISTMLLKKGAERGLTPFAIGSIMCRETVKKESVIEKIVEETEESVLPGTSESAFLESVSVIMDRYLDGLSPPNCNTKVHRNS, from the exons ATGTCGATTGCCAGCGTAGCTCTCTGTCCTGTTTATGAAGACTACTGGAACTTCCCAGGCCGTGTCTCGGGGCAGTATGGCCCGTGGTCTAGTGACTCGATCTTGATCTACCTGACTGTTGGTGGTTCTGTGATTCCTATGAGGGTTCTTGAATCGGATTCAATTGCTTCTGTCAAACTCAGAATCCAAGTTTCTAAAGGGTTCTCTGCAAAGCAGCAAAAGCTTGTTTTCGATGGGAAAGAACTGGCAAGGAACAATTCTCAGGTGCGGGACTATGGAGTGTCTGATGGGAATGTGTTACATTTGGTTGTCCGCCTCTCTGATCTCCAGGCCATCACAGTTAGGACAGTGTGTGGCAAGGAATTCGAGTTCCATGTTCAAAGAAAGCGGAATGTGGGGTATGTGAAACAGAAGATTGCTGAGAGGGGGGATGGTGTTTTTAATCTCAAGGATCAAGAATTGTTCTGTGATGGTGAGGAGCTTGAAGATCAGAGGATCATAGATGATTTATGTAGGAGTAATGATGCTGTAATTCATTTCCTGGTTCGTAAGTCAGCAAAGCTCAGGGTTGTGCCCATTCAAAAAGATTTTGAGGTGTCGATAGTTGCATCAGATGTAGAAGAGAAGGTAGGTGATAAAGTGAATAGGCGGAAAAGGAGAAGTCAGAATGAGAAGCTTCCGATTGTTGCTGCCATTCACCCTCTACGTGAGGTTCCAATAGAACCACTGATTGTTAATCCTAAGATTGTCTTGTCCCCTGTGATTAAACAACTAATTCATGAGACTTGTAATGGGCTGGAAAAGGGTAATCGGCCAATTAGGTCTTCGGAGGGATCAGGAGGTACTTATTTCATGCAAGATTCAGCTGGCCAGAAATATGTTTCTGTCTTTAAGCCAGTTGATGAGGAGCCCATGGCTGTAAATAATCCTCGAGGCTTACCCTTGTCCCCTAATGGTGAAGGTTTAAAGAAAGGTACACGAGTAGGGGAAGGGGCGTTCAGGGAAGTTGCAGCTTATATTTTGGATCATCCACATGGAGGTCCACGCTCGATTTGCAGTGATGAGAAAGGCTTTGCTGGCGTCCCACCTACAGTCATGGTGAAGTGTCAGCATGGTGGATTCCACTACTCAGAAGGTTTTAACTGTGGATCGAGTAAGTTTGGGTCGCTTCAGATGTTCAAGAAGAACTGTGGTAGCTGTGAGGACATGGGCCCTCGTGCTTTCCCTGTGGAGGAAGTTCACAAGATATGTGTACTCGACATCAGGTTGGCAAATGTAGACAGACATGCTGGCAACATTCTGATCCAAAAAGATGCCGAGGGTCAAATTGTTCTTATCCCGATTGATCATGGTTACTGCTTGCCTGAGAAT TTCGAAGATTGCACATTTGAGTGGCTCTACTGGCCTCAAGCTCGGGAGCCTTTCTCTCCTAAGGAGATTGCATACATAAACTCCTTAGATGCTGCAAAAGACATCGAAATTCTGAAATTCAATGGATGGAACGTACCAGACAACTGTGCACGCGTCTTCCACATCTCCACCATGCTTCTGAAAAAAGGCGCAGAAAGAGGGCTGACTCCCTTTGCCATCGGAAGCATCATGTGCAGGGAGACAGTCAAGAAAGAGTCTGTTATCGAGAAGATAGTGGAGGAAACCGAAGAATCCGTGCTACCTGGCACAAGCGAATCAGCATTCCTCGAGTCTGTCTCAGTCATCATGGACCGTTACCTTGACGGTCTGTCCCCCCCTAACTGCAACACGAAGGTACATAGAAACTCCTGA